A window of Rhodococcus sp. SGAir0479 contains these coding sequences:
- a CDS encoding TetR/AcrR family transcriptional regulator: MPHYRPLSNSPRSAAGSPAERLLATATELFAANGIRAVGIDRILAESGVAKASLYSSFGSKDALVRAYLEGLDLRDRARWQDAVTAVADPLERVYAFFDLAAASAPVRNFRGCQYLNAATEFPAGGESMLAPVREHREWVRDRIAENVAAAGCARPDHLAAHIQLVYDGALAGSKFTHSEEPIHRGREMAAGLIAGALRS; the protein is encoded by the coding sequence GTGCCGCACTACCGCCCACTCTCGAACTCGCCCCGCAGCGCCGCCGGCTCCCCTGCGGAGCGGCTGCTCGCCACCGCGACCGAACTGTTCGCCGCCAACGGAATCCGGGCGGTGGGGATCGACCGGATCCTCGCGGAATCCGGCGTCGCGAAGGCCAGCCTGTACTCGTCGTTCGGGTCCAAGGATGCGCTGGTGCGGGCCTACCTCGAGGGCCTGGACCTGCGTGACCGGGCGCGCTGGCAGGACGCTGTGACGGCCGTCGCCGATCCGCTCGAGCGGGTGTATGCCTTCTTCGACCTCGCAGCCGCGTCGGCGCCGGTCCGCAATTTCCGGGGCTGCCAGTACCTCAATGCGGCGACGGAGTTTCCCGCCGGCGGGGAGTCGATGCTGGCGCCGGTCCGCGAGCACCGAGAGTGGGTGCGCGACCGGATCGCGGAGAATGTGGCGGCCGCAGGCTGCGCTCGTCCGGACCATCTGGCCGCGCACATTCAATTGGTCTACGACGGTGCCCTCGCGGGATCGAAATTCACGCACTCGGAAGAACCGATCCACCGGGGACGAGAAATGGCCGCCGGTCTAATCGCGGGCGCACTCCGGTCCTAG
- a CDS encoding putative leader peptide has translation MSKLRPVTRSFLTRRLHLDLVRVAGAACCRLTMR, from the coding sequence ATGTCTAAACTGCGGCCCGTGACCCGCAGCTTTCTGACCCGCCGCCTGCACCTGGATTTGGTGCGGGTTGCCGGCGCTGCGTGTTGTCGTCTCACGATGCGCTGA
- a CDS encoding DUF4242 domain-containing protein: MSSKALYLYEIAPAAERRDQLEQLIKEIDAATTAAGGELIETQVTKGGERVFAITEFDGCAAPDLQADSLQAAELDGPHQVRIVGADIEEIKAARPEAGYLVEWDIPAEIDMDTYLTRKKEKSPLYANIPEVSFLRTYVREDTAKCLCFYNAPDEDAVRRARDIVSTPVSRLHELDTER; encoded by the coding sequence ATGTCCTCGAAGGCTCTGTACCTGTACGAAATCGCGCCCGCCGCCGAGCGTCGCGACCAGCTCGAGCAGCTCATCAAGGAGATCGACGCGGCGACCACGGCCGCGGGCGGCGAGCTGATCGAGACCCAGGTGACCAAGGGCGGCGAGCGCGTCTTCGCGATCACGGAGTTCGACGGCTGCGCCGCACCCGACCTTCAGGCCGATTCCCTGCAGGCCGCCGAACTCGATGGGCCGCACCAGGTTCGGATCGTCGGCGCCGACATCGAGGAGATCAAGGCCGCGCGCCCGGAGGCCGGCTACCTGGTGGAGTGGGACATCCCGGCCGAGATCGACATGGACACCTACCTGACCCGCAAGAAGGAGAAGTCGCCGCTTTACGCGAACATCCCCGAGGTCAGCTTCCTGCGCACCTACGTGCGCGAGGACACCGCCAAGTGCCTGTGCTTCTACAACGCTCCCGACGAGGACGCCGTCCGGCGCGCCCGCGACATCGTCAGCACCCCCGTCAGCCGCCTGCACGAGCTCGACACCGAACGGTAG
- a CDS encoding acyl-CoA dehydrogenase family protein encodes MTATIHATKSAEREKARAFVRDRAARLDRGETDTREDVARLGSLGLLDLGCGADPLLNMVAVIEDVSAESLSAGFAVWAHRMCLEYVDRGPESVRAAFRDRLATGATIGVTAMAAGLRQAAGLGDVPLIATPVDGGIEITGPIRWASNVFEDSVIVLPARCEDGTTFVAVIDADSSGVRINPAPDLLALEATSSTSLVLERVFVPEERLVSADLLTFCRDIRPTFLALQTSFCSGIASASLAEAAQLLTGLGEQFADEYAALDAEYTSLRTRLHHFASRIDDVPVRELIQLRLDGSHVAVAATRLEATLRGGAGYAAKHPTNRRFREAAFLPIQSPSEGQLRWELAQSR; translated from the coding sequence ATGACCGCGACCATTCACGCCACCAAATCCGCTGAGCGGGAGAAGGCCCGCGCGTTCGTGCGCGACCGCGCCGCCCGACTCGACCGCGGCGAGACCGACACCCGCGAGGACGTGGCCCGGCTGGGCTCACTGGGGCTGCTCGACCTCGGGTGCGGGGCGGATCCGCTCCTGAACATGGTCGCGGTCATCGAGGACGTCTCCGCCGAGAGCCTCAGCGCCGGCTTCGCGGTGTGGGCGCACCGGATGTGCCTCGAATACGTGGACCGCGGCCCGGAGAGCGTCCGCGCCGCGTTCCGGGACCGCCTCGCGACCGGCGCGACGATCGGCGTCACCGCGATGGCCGCCGGGCTGCGGCAGGCGGCCGGGCTGGGCGACGTCCCGCTGATCGCCACCCCGGTGGACGGCGGCATCGAGATCACCGGCCCGATCCGCTGGGCCTCCAACGTGTTCGAGGACTCGGTGATCGTGCTGCCGGCCCGCTGCGAGGACGGGACCACGTTCGTCGCGGTGATCGATGCGGACTCGTCGGGGGTCCGCATCAACCCGGCCCCGGATCTGCTGGCGCTGGAGGCGACCTCCTCCACCTCGCTGGTCCTCGAGCGGGTGTTCGTCCCCGAGGAACGCCTGGTGAGCGCCGACCTGCTCACCTTCTGCCGGGACATCCGCCCCACGTTCCTGGCGCTGCAGACCTCCTTCTGCAGCGGCATCGCCAGCGCGTCACTGGCCGAGGCCGCACAGCTGCTCACCGGGCTGGGCGAGCAGTTCGCCGACGAGTACGCCGCCCTGGACGCCGAGTACACGTCGCTGCGCACCCGGTTGCACCACTTCGCCTCCCGCATCGACGACGTGCCGGTACGGGAGCTGATCCAACTGCGCCTGGACGGCTCGCACGTCGCGGTCGCCGCGACCCGGCTCGAGGCCACGCTCCGCGGCGGCGCCGGCTACGCCGCCAAACACCCGACCAACCGTCGGTTCCGCGAGGCCGCGTTCCTGCCCATCCAGTCCCCGTCGGAAGGACAACTGCGGTGGGAACTCGCGCAGTCTCGATAA
- a CDS encoding ABC transporter ATP-binding protein, with translation MGTRAVSINKGYKSFGSRHRPVLAGVDLDIDRGQMLAIVGASGSGKSTLLRIVAGLDQLDAGTITWDGVTGDARPRTGVVFQKPLLLPWLTVRENVRLGDRFAANRDVFDPAYADGLLDRFGLAEVADAYPDELSGGQAQRVSVIRAVSIRPQLLLLDEPFSALDPAIRGDLQHWLAGVAEELGCTTVLVTHDIDEAIVLGHRIVLIGDGGTVQREWDCAGRTADDALRADILAAYRTTALVGTPGP, from the coding sequence GTGGGAACTCGCGCAGTCTCGATAAACAAGGGCTACAAGAGCTTCGGCAGCCGCCACCGGCCGGTGCTGGCCGGCGTGGACCTCGACATCGACCGCGGCCAGATGCTCGCCATCGTGGGCGCCAGCGGCAGCGGCAAGTCGACACTGCTGCGCATCGTGGCGGGGCTCGATCAGCTGGATGCGGGCACCATCACGTGGGACGGCGTGACCGGTGACGCCCGGCCCCGCACCGGCGTCGTCTTCCAGAAGCCGCTGCTGCTGCCGTGGCTCACCGTCCGCGAGAACGTCCGCCTGGGCGACCGGTTCGCCGCCAACCGGGACGTCTTCGATCCCGCGTACGCGGACGGGCTGCTCGACCGGTTCGGCCTGGCCGAGGTGGCCGACGCGTACCCCGACGAGCTTTCCGGCGGGCAGGCGCAACGGGTCTCGGTGATCCGGGCCGTCTCGATCCGGCCGCAGCTGCTGCTGCTGGACGAGCCGTTCAGTGCCCTCGACCCCGCCATCCGCGGCGACCTGCAGCACTGGCTCGCCGGCGTCGCCGAGGAACTGGGCTGCACCACCGTGCTCGTCACCCACGACATCGACGAGGCCATCGTGCTGGGACACCGCATCGTGCTCATCGGCGACGGCGGCACCGTGCAACGCGAATGGGACTGCGCGGGCCGCACCGCCGACGACGCCCTGCGCGCCGACATCCTGGCCGCCTACCGCACCACCGCACTCGTCGGGACTCCCGGGCCGTGA
- a CDS encoding ABC transporter substrate-binding protein, with amino-acid sequence MSGLVDRRTLLRGAVGLAAAGGLAGIADLARTAGTSRANTSGQLRVGYLPITDAAPLLVAHRAGLYAGTPVTTAQPVMFRSWSSLAEAFMSRHVDVVHLLMPMAVQLRYSLGGAARILGWNHTNGSALTVAPDVTDLGQLAGRQVAIPFWWSIHNIVLQKMLRANGLRAVVRSAPSKAAGTVGLVVMSPSDMLPALANGAIGGYTVADPFNAAAEIKGVGRIHRFLGDVWRDHACCALLVHEDVVDRNPTGVQQLTDAVTAAQLRISTDRKQAAEMLKAGNYLPQPLPAITKALTYPADTYPITHHDWQPQRIGFQPFPFPSFTRALVEAMQDTEVDGDRRFLSRLDPATVHTDLVDDRFVRQSLSRGGGPTAFGLPADLTRTEEVEPT; translated from the coding sequence GTGAGCGGACTCGTCGACCGGCGCACCCTGCTGCGCGGCGCAGTGGGCTTGGCAGCCGCCGGCGGCCTCGCCGGGATCGCCGACCTGGCCCGCACCGCCGGCACCAGCCGCGCCAACACCAGCGGGCAGCTGCGGGTGGGCTACCTGCCGATCACCGACGCCGCACCGCTGCTGGTCGCGCACCGGGCCGGGCTGTACGCGGGCACCCCGGTGACCACCGCGCAGCCGGTGATGTTCCGCAGCTGGTCGAGCCTGGCCGAGGCGTTCATGAGCCGGCACGTGGACGTGGTGCACCTGCTGATGCCGATGGCCGTGCAGCTGCGCTACTCGTTGGGCGGCGCGGCCCGGATCCTGGGCTGGAACCACACCAACGGCTCCGCGCTCACCGTCGCCCCGGACGTCACCGACCTGGGGCAGTTGGCCGGCCGCCAGGTGGCCATCCCGTTCTGGTGGTCCATCCACAACATCGTGCTGCAGAAGATGCTGCGGGCGAACGGCCTTCGCGCGGTGGTGCGTTCCGCGCCGTCGAAGGCGGCCGGCACCGTCGGGTTGGTGGTGATGAGCCCGTCGGACATGTTGCCGGCGCTGGCGAACGGTGCCATCGGCGGCTACACCGTGGCCGACCCGTTCAACGCCGCGGCAGAGATCAAGGGCGTGGGCCGGATCCACCGGTTCCTCGGCGACGTGTGGCGCGACCACGCGTGCTGCGCGCTGCTGGTCCACGAGGACGTCGTCGACCGCAATCCGACCGGCGTGCAACAACTCACCGACGCGGTGACCGCCGCGCAGCTGCGCATCTCGACGGACCGCAAGCAGGCCGCGGAGATGCTCAAGGCGGGCAACTATCTGCCGCAGCCACTCCCGGCGATCACCAAGGCTCTGACCTATCCGGCCGACACCTACCCGATCACCCACCACGACTGGCAGCCGCAGCGGATCGGGTTCCAGCCGTTCCCCTTCCCGAGCTTCACCCGCGCGCTGGTGGAGGCGATGCAGGACACCGAGGTGGACGGGGACCGCCGGTTCCTGTCCCGCCTCGACCCCGCCACCGTCCACACCGACCTGGTGGACGACCGATTCGTCCGGCAGTCCCTGAGCCGGGGCGGGGGCCCGACCGCGTTCGGGCTGCCCGCCGACCTGACCCGTACCGAGGAAGTGGAACCGACGTGA
- a CDS encoding ABC transporter permease, which yields MSSRPSPRTRETAWWPPVVAIAIAVALWWFATTIVAGAGSLIRDFAPQEVVPALVELFERGVLLPDLAASMWRLLVGLLIAAVIGIPLGLVIGLNPTIDRAVRPVTQFLRMISPLSWAPIAVALFGIGHRPVFFLIAAAAVWPIVINTAAGVHAIEPGYLLVARSMGATRRERLTTVVLPAIRGHLQTGLRVALGIAWVVLVPAEMLGVRSGLGYQILNARDQLAYDQVMAVILVIGVLGYLLDSAAQRLLTTRRRRRPQGAPAAPETVPVD from the coding sequence GTGAGCAGCCGCCCCTCCCCCCGTACCCGCGAGACGGCGTGGTGGCCACCGGTGGTCGCGATCGCGATCGCGGTGGCGCTGTGGTGGTTCGCCACCACGATCGTCGCCGGTGCCGGCTCCCTGATCCGCGACTTCGCGCCGCAGGAGGTGGTCCCGGCACTGGTGGAGCTGTTCGAGCGCGGGGTGCTGCTCCCCGACCTGGCCGCGAGCATGTGGCGGCTGCTCGTCGGGCTGCTGATCGCCGCGGTGATCGGCATACCGCTGGGGCTGGTGATCGGGCTGAACCCCACCATCGACCGCGCCGTCCGGCCCGTGACCCAGTTCCTGCGGATGATCTCGCCGCTGTCCTGGGCACCGATCGCGGTGGCGCTGTTCGGAATCGGACACCGCCCGGTCTTCTTCCTCATCGCGGCCGCCGCCGTCTGGCCCATCGTGATCAACACCGCGGCGGGTGTGCACGCGATCGAACCCGGCTACCTGCTGGTGGCCCGATCCATGGGAGCCACCCGGCGTGAGCGGCTCACCACCGTGGTGCTGCCCGCGATCCGCGGGCACCTGCAGACCGGGCTGCGGGTGGCGCTGGGCATCGCCTGGGTGGTGCTGGTGCCGGCGGAGATGCTGGGGGTGCGGTCCGGGCTGGGCTACCAGATCCTCAACGCCCGCGACCAGTTGGCATACGACCAGGTGATGGCGGTGATTCTGGTGATCGGCGTCCTGGGCTACCTGCTCGATTCGGCCGCCCAGCGGCTGCTCACCACCCGGCGGCGCCGACGTCCACAGGGCGCCCCGGCGGCACCGGAAACCGTGCCGGTCGACTGA
- a CDS encoding HNH endonuclease family protein, with amino-acid sequence MRRFLAVLGSVCLAVIMAVGYVLIDKWTAPDGGGSGGAPSPTLPAGELTGLLAQVVVAPELPMTGYSREEFPHWDLNTPEHGFGADFAQYARCTTRDVMMLRDAVGPVQLDPKSCELTVGSGGGWQDEYGFIDRKTGALKPYKFMTESSAVDAEHIVALAEAWRSGAAKLDENTRRNIANDAVNLVAADPSANRSKGDQDAANYLPPGKFRCAYVGRYLQVKVKYGLSVDSAEQAALRTAVDDCVREGGSG; translated from the coding sequence GTGCGACGGTTTCTGGCCGTGTTGGGGTCGGTGTGTCTGGCAGTGATCATGGCGGTCGGGTATGTCCTGATCGACAAGTGGACGGCTCCGGACGGTGGGGGTTCCGGCGGGGCGCCCAGCCCGACGCTGCCGGCGGGGGAGCTGACCGGGCTGCTCGCGCAGGTGGTGGTGGCGCCCGAGCTGCCGATGACCGGCTACAGCCGCGAGGAGTTCCCGCACTGGGACCTCAACACCCCCGAGCACGGCTTCGGTGCCGACTTCGCCCAGTACGCCCGCTGCACCACCCGGGACGTGATGATGCTGCGCGACGCCGTCGGCCCCGTGCAGCTGGATCCGAAAAGCTGTGAGCTGACGGTCGGCTCGGGCGGCGGCTGGCAGGACGAGTACGGCTTCATCGACCGCAAGACCGGGGCGCTCAAGCCGTACAAGTTCATGACGGAGTCGTCGGCGGTGGACGCCGAGCACATCGTCGCGTTGGCCGAGGCCTGGCGGTCGGGCGCCGCGAAGCTGGACGAGAACACCCGCCGCAACATCGCCAACGACGCTGTCAACCTGGTGGCCGCGGACCCGTCGGCCAACCGGTCCAAGGGTGACCAGGACGCCGCGAACTACCTGCCGCCCGGGAAGTTCCGGTGCGCGTACGTCGGTCGATACCTTCAGGTGAAGGTAAAGTACGGGCTGTCCGTCGACTCCGCCGAGCAGGCCGCTCTGCGGACCGCCGTCGACGACTGTGTCCGCGAAGGAGGCTCGGGATAA
- a CDS encoding aldo/keto reductase, producing the protein MSPTMQYVTLPGTDLSVSTVSLGCNNFGSRLDAAQSRAVVDAALEHGITFFDTADIYSTGESEKILGAALAGRRDDAVIATKFGGPMSETDRGSAPDYVRRACEASLRRLGVDHIDLYYQHMPDPDVPIADTLGALDELVQAGKVRHIACSNSSAQQIAAAVDTARERGLPRFVAAQIEWNLLERKVEADIVPACEEHELAVIPYYPLAAGLLTGKYRKGSAFPAGSRFDKSDYFAATATDEALSRVENLLTLASKLDRQLSELALAWLDARPQIASVLIGSASPAQVARNVSHLRRPLDEDELAMIDTFLANN; encoded by the coding sequence ATGTCCCCCACCATGCAGTACGTCACCCTCCCCGGAACCGATCTGTCCGTCTCGACGGTCTCCCTGGGCTGCAACAACTTCGGTTCACGACTCGACGCGGCACAGTCCCGCGCCGTCGTCGACGCCGCACTGGAGCACGGGATCACGTTCTTCGACACGGCGGACATCTACTCCACCGGCGAGTCCGAGAAGATCCTGGGCGCCGCCCTGGCCGGCCGCCGCGACGACGCCGTCATCGCCACCAAGTTCGGCGGCCCGATGAGCGAGACCGACCGCGGCTCCGCCCCCGACTACGTCCGCCGCGCGTGCGAGGCCAGCCTGCGCCGCCTGGGCGTCGACCACATCGACCTCTACTACCAGCACATGCCCGACCCGGACGTCCCGATCGCGGACACCCTGGGCGCCCTGGACGAGCTGGTGCAGGCCGGCAAGGTGCGGCACATCGCGTGCTCCAACAGCTCGGCGCAGCAGATCGCGGCCGCCGTCGACACCGCCCGCGAGCGCGGGCTGCCCCGCTTCGTCGCCGCGCAGATCGAGTGGAACCTGCTCGAGCGCAAGGTGGAAGCCGACATCGTCCCGGCCTGCGAGGAGCACGAATTGGCGGTGATCCCCTACTACCCGCTCGCGGCCGGCCTGCTCACCGGCAAGTACCGCAAGGGCAGCGCGTTCCCCGCCGGGTCGCGCTTCGACAAGTCCGACTACTTCGCCGCCACCGCCACCGACGAGGCGCTCTCCCGCGTCGAGAACCTGCTCACGCTGGCGAGCAAGCTCGACCGGCAGCTCTCCGAACTGGCGCTGGCCTGGCTCGACGCCCGCCCGCAGATCGCGTCGGTGCTCATCGGCTCCGCGTCGCCGGCGCAGGTGGCCCGCAACGTCAGCCACCTGCGGCGCCCCCTCGACGAGGACGAGCTCGCGATGATCGACACCTTCCTGGCGAACAACTGA
- a CDS encoding beta-ketoacyl-ACP synthase III gives MVAQISNSTEVRQSAILGLGVYRPERVVSNDEICQTIDSTDEWIQSRSGIKNRRFAGDEETVLAMAIASGRKALEASGLSGEQIGAVVVASSTYPLQTPQCAAVVADALGTGGSAAFDVTAGCAGFCYALSVASDMVRLGTEDHVLVIGVERMSDSTEPTDRSVRFIFGDGAGAVVVGPSDTAGIGPVVWGSDGSQAQAIRQEPDWLAFANDPTQRPWIKMEGTTVFRWAAFEMGKIAVQAAERAGVALEDLGAFIPHQANGRINEVIARQINLPESVPVSDDIAETGNTSAASIPLAMEEVLRTGKAQPGELALLVGFGAGLSYAGQVVTLPPLAN, from the coding sequence ATGGTTGCGCAGATCTCGAACTCCACCGAGGTCAGGCAGTCCGCCATTCTCGGGTTGGGGGTGTACCGCCCGGAGCGGGTGGTGAGCAACGACGAGATCTGCCAGACGATCGACTCCACCGACGAGTGGATCCAGTCGCGCTCGGGCATCAAGAACCGCCGGTTCGCGGGCGACGAGGAGACGGTGCTGGCGATGGCGATCGCCTCGGGCCGCAAGGCGCTCGAGGCCAGCGGGCTCTCCGGCGAGCAGATCGGCGCGGTCGTCGTCGCCAGCTCCACCTACCCGCTGCAGACCCCGCAGTGCGCGGCCGTGGTCGCCGACGCGCTCGGCACGGGCGGCTCGGCGGCGTTCGACGTCACGGCCGGCTGCGCGGGCTTCTGCTACGCGCTGTCCGTCGCATCCGACATGGTCCGCCTCGGCACCGAGGACCACGTGCTGGTCATCGGGGTGGAGCGGATGAGCGACAGCACCGAGCCCACCGACCGCAGCGTGCGGTTCATCTTCGGCGACGGCGCCGGCGCGGTCGTCGTCGGACCCAGCGACACCGCGGGCATCGGCCCGGTGGTGTGGGGGTCGGACGGCTCGCAGGCGCAGGCGATCCGGCAGGAGCCGGACTGGCTGGCGTTCGCCAACGACCCCACCCAGCGGCCGTGGATCAAGATGGAGGGCACCACGGTCTTCCGCTGGGCCGCGTTCGAGATGGGCAAGATCGCCGTGCAGGCCGCCGAGCGGGCCGGCGTGGCGCTCGAGGACCTGGGCGCGTTCATCCCGCACCAGGCCAACGGCCGCATCAACGAGGTGATCGCGCGGCAGATCAATCTGCCGGAGTCGGTGCCGGTGTCCGACGACATCGCCGAGACCGGCAACACCTCGGCGGCGTCCATCCCGCTGGCCATGGAGGAGGTGCTGCGCACGGGCAAGGCGCAGCCGGGTGAGCTGGCGCTGCTGGTCGGCTTCGGCGCCGGCCTCTCGTACGCCGGTCAGGTCGTGACGCTGCCGCCGCTCGCGAACTGA
- a CDS encoding DUF4185 domain-containing protein: MGPFVKRQRVQSAIAGVICASASVFALSSPATADPNSVNPIPVLNGTHGVPVLHGRSQAVAQATGLLSANRTQDANVLGTDLGIMWDNGNGQVLTAFGDTAGLGLPNLLVGSLWSWRSNVLFRSGDRNLGDGMTFDSTPRDIVGQSKELVPSPKIPFVEISRIPTAGVAADGMQYMSMMSVKSWGDPGRWDTNYSSLVFSTDNGENWIEATETRRPPVGGNLNFQMGAFVKSGGYVYQYGTPPGRGGLVYLARVREPQMRDLRAYEYWDGGKWVRENPDVAAPVTFGGVGEISVQYNDYLGQYLMLTTDNRNSVVMRRASNPAGPWSPPEVLVDGNELPTMYGAYMHPWSSGPDLYFLTTVHSNYNVLLMHTSLG, encoded by the coding sequence ATGGGACCCTTCGTGAAACGACAGCGAGTTCAGTCCGCAATAGCAGGCGTGATATGCGCGTCGGCGTCCGTATTCGCCCTTTCGTCCCCGGCCACTGCGGACCCGAATTCCGTCAATCCCATTCCCGTCCTCAACGGCACCCACGGGGTCCCGGTGCTGCACGGCCGCAGCCAGGCCGTCGCGCAGGCCACCGGGCTGCTGAGCGCCAACCGCACCCAGGACGCCAACGTGCTGGGCACCGACCTGGGCATCATGTGGGACAACGGCAACGGCCAGGTCCTCACCGCGTTCGGCGACACCGCCGGACTGGGCCTGCCCAACCTGCTGGTGGGCAGCCTGTGGTCGTGGCGCAGCAACGTCCTGTTCCGCAGCGGCGACCGCAACCTCGGCGACGGCATGACGTTCGACAGCACGCCCCGCGACATCGTCGGGCAGTCCAAGGAACTCGTCCCCAGCCCCAAGATCCCGTTCGTCGAGATCAGCCGCATCCCCACCGCCGGCGTCGCCGCGGACGGCATGCAGTACATGAGCATGATGTCGGTGAAGAGCTGGGGCGATCCGGGCCGCTGGGACACCAACTACTCGAGCCTGGTGTTCTCCACCGACAACGGCGAAAACTGGATCGAGGCCACCGAGACCCGGCGCCCGCCCGTCGGCGGCAACCTCAACTTCCAGATGGGCGCCTTCGTCAAGAGCGGCGGCTACGTCTACCAGTACGGCACCCCGCCCGGCCGCGGCGGACTGGTCTACCTCGCCCGCGTCCGCGAACCGCAGATGCGCGACCTGCGCGCCTACGAGTACTGGGACGGCGGCAAGTGGGTGCGCGAGAACCCCGACGTCGCGGCGCCCGTCACGTTCGGCGGCGTCGGCGAGATCTCGGTGCAGTACAACGACTACCTGGGCCAGTACCTGATGCTCACCACCGACAACCGCAACTCCGTCGTCATGCGCCGGGCGTCGAACCCGGCGGGCCCGTGGAGCCCGCCCGAGGTCCTCGTCGACGGCAACGAGCTGCCCACCATGTACGGCGCCTACATGCACCCGTGGTCGTCCGGGCCGGACCTGTACTTCCTCACCACCGTGCACTCCAACTACAACGTGCTGCTGATGCACACGTCGCTGGGGTGA